Proteins encoded in a region of the Caldanaerobius fijiensis DSM 17918 genome:
- a CDS encoding V-type ATP synthase subunit B — protein sequence MNIITSLKALTVKAVKTVRTRYIKLEEVKGPLIVLDGVSDVAYDEIVDIEVKGQGHKKGKVVQIDGQKVIIQVFEGTSGISLDNCSVSFTGKPMDIPLSKNILGRIFNGIAEPIDGAGEIYSSKRYNINGRPMNPVARRYPRNYIQTGISAIDGLTTLIRGQKLPIFSEDGLPHNQLAVQIINQASISSEEGDDFAIVFAAMGIKHDEADFFRVNFEKSGVLERVVMYINLADDPIVERIITPRCALTAAEYLALEEGMHVLVVMTDMTSYCEALREMSSAREEVPSRKGYPGYMYSDLASLYERAGMLKDSKGSITQIPILTMPNDDITHPVPDLTGYITEGQIVLDRNLFQRGIYPPINVLPSLSRLMKDGIGAEYTREDHGDVANQLFSAYSHVQEVRALAQVIGEDELSDIDKRYMEFGRRFEQTFVRQGFDENRDIITTLDLMWELLSILPKGELTRIDPVLIDKYYRG from the coding sequence ATGAATATTATAACAAGCTTGAAAGCACTTACGGTGAAGGCGGTGAAGACAGTGCGAACCCGGTATATTAAACTGGAGGAAGTCAAGGGCCCTCTAATCGTTTTAGACGGTGTAAGTGATGTAGCTTACGATGAAATAGTGGATATTGAGGTCAAAGGCCAGGGCCATAAGAAAGGGAAGGTAGTACAGATAGATGGTCAAAAGGTCATTATACAGGTATTTGAAGGGACGAGCGGCATTTCTTTGGACAATTGTAGTGTGAGCTTTACAGGTAAACCTATGGATATCCCTTTGTCCAAGAACATATTAGGAAGAATATTTAATGGCATTGCAGAACCTATCGATGGAGCGGGAGAAATATATTCTTCTAAGCGATATAATATAAATGGACGGCCTATGAATCCGGTGGCGCGGCGTTATCCCAGAAACTATATACAGACAGGGATATCTGCCATTGACGGTCTGACTACCCTCATAAGAGGGCAGAAACTACCCATATTTTCTGAAGATGGGCTGCCACATAATCAGCTGGCTGTTCAGATCATAAATCAGGCGAGCATATCTTCCGAAGAGGGTGATGATTTTGCTATCGTATTTGCGGCAATGGGTATAAAACATGATGAAGCGGATTTTTTTAGGGTAAACTTTGAAAAATCTGGTGTTTTAGAGAGGGTGGTTATGTATATAAACCTGGCCGATGATCCTATTGTAGAGAGAATAATAACCCCCAGGTGTGCTCTCACGGCTGCCGAATACCTTGCCTTAGAAGAGGGCATGCATGTGTTGGTGGTGATGACGGATATGACCAGCTACTGTGAGGCATTAAGGGAAATGTCTTCTGCCAGGGAAGAAGTGCCATCAAGAAAAGGATATCCCGGTTATATGTATTCGGATCTGGCCAGCTTATATGAGAGGGCAGGTATGCTGAAAGACTCTAAAGGCAGTATCACACAGATTCCTATACTCACCATGCCCAATGACGATATAACTCATCCTGTGCCTGATTTGACAGGATATATAACCGAAGGGCAGATCGTGCTGGACAGAAACTTGTTTCAAAGAGGCATATATCCACCCATCAATGTATTGCCATCTCTTTCCAGACTTATGAAAGATGGTATAGGTGCAGAGTATACCAGAGAAGATCATGGGGATGTAGCCAATCAACTTTTTTCTGCGTATTCTCATGTTCAGGAGGTAAGAGCTCTGGCTCAGGTTATAGGGGAAGACGAGCTTTCTGATATTGATAAAAGGTATATGGAGTTTGGCAGGCGCTTTGAGCAGACTTTTGTAAGGCAGGGGTTTGATGAAAACAGGGATATAATTACAACACTGGACTTGATGTGGGAGCTTTTATCTATATTGCCTAAAGGTGAACTTACCCGAATAGATCCAGTGCTTATTGAT
- a CDS encoding V-type ATP synthase subunit I, with amino-acid sequence MAVERMKVIGIIGPISDLNKCLREVILNGSVHIINAFNYINTTNFALSPSEDHVEALEEIPYLKPYSSKVDFSEDERMIKTLLDVFEIDDSIKQEYVKGDYDYGEYIKEIKALYAKVEKDIEEIKKQMEYIRNATNYISNLQLLKDFNVDIDSLVNMKHFSFKLMSFSIENFQKLRKNYENIPAIVKRIATSQGNVIAYAVVPKILEETAERIFSSLNYTELNLPGGYKGNATTIVNALKKEIEDYNNEIERLRGSLAAIKSQYIESLKQAKARLTMEKNIEALKEDIAFGKKLFFMFGFVPVSKVNGLNKLLNDLFGPSIITVVEDVKGTNPVIVPPTRLINLKIFKPFEYLVKMYGVPSYNEVDPTAFFAITYLLLFGAMFGDIGQGFVILLAGLLLTAKLKGSDFGGILIELGASSMFFGILYGSVFGLEHVLDAVLVRPMLNINTMLMAAVVIGIILMSVSFIISLINNKRKGDLEEGVFGRNGIAGLIFYWVLLLTILCVINGVQKYVGYLIVVMLLLLALMVFKQPIANGLRRRGILYEGPVADYYIEEGFGVIETLLSMVSNTISFIRVGAFALNHVGLFLAFATMANMISSKIAGLGLLVLGNVVIIALEGLIVFIQALRLEYYELFSKYYSGDGIEYNPVHL; translated from the coding sequence GCTGTCGAGAGAATGAAAGTAATAGGTATCATAGGTCCAATATCTGATCTCAATAAATGCTTGCGTGAAGTGATTTTAAACGGCAGTGTTCACATTATAAATGCATTTAATTATATCAATACTACAAACTTTGCACTATCCCCTTCAGAAGACCATGTAGAAGCATTGGAGGAGATTCCGTATCTCAAGCCATATTCATCAAAAGTAGATTTTTCTGAAGACGAAAGGATGATAAAAACTCTTCTGGATGTTTTCGAAATTGATGACAGTATAAAACAGGAATATGTAAAAGGAGATTATGATTATGGTGAGTATATAAAAGAAATAAAAGCTCTATACGCTAAAGTAGAAAAAGATATAGAGGAAATAAAAAAACAAATGGAATATATCAGAAATGCTACAAATTATATTTCTAATTTACAGCTATTAAAAGACTTTAATGTGGATATAGATTCATTGGTGAATATGAAGCATTTTTCATTCAAACTTATGAGCTTTTCTATAGAGAATTTCCAGAAATTAAGAAAAAATTACGAAAACATTCCGGCAATAGTAAAGAGAATAGCCACATCGCAGGGCAATGTAATAGCATATGCCGTTGTGCCGAAGATTTTGGAAGAGACGGCAGAACGCATATTTAGTTCATTAAATTATACTGAATTAAACTTGCCTGGTGGCTATAAAGGTAATGCCACAACCATTGTAAACGCCTTGAAAAAAGAAATTGAGGATTATAATAATGAAATAGAAAGATTGAGAGGCTCTTTAGCGGCTATAAAATCTCAATACATCGAGAGTTTAAAACAGGCTAAGGCGCGATTGACTATGGAAAAGAATATAGAGGCGTTAAAAGAAGATATAGCGTTTGGCAAAAAGCTATTTTTTATGTTTGGTTTTGTGCCGGTCAGTAAAGTTAATGGTTTAAATAAACTTTTAAATGATTTATTTGGCCCGTCTATTATTACCGTAGTTGAGGACGTAAAAGGAACCAATCCAGTTATTGTACCGCCTACAAGGTTGATAAATTTAAAGATATTTAAGCCTTTTGAATACCTTGTAAAGATGTATGGGGTCCCATCGTATAACGAGGTTGACCCTACAGCTTTTTTTGCTATTACTTATTTATTACTGTTTGGAGCTATGTTTGGTGATATAGGGCAGGGCTTTGTGATATTATTGGCGGGGTTATTGTTAACAGCTAAATTAAAAGGTAGCGATTTTGGTGGGATATTAATAGAACTGGGCGCAAGTTCCATGTTTTTTGGAATTTTATATGGAAGTGTGTTTGGGCTAGAACATGTTTTAGATGCTGTTTTGGTAAGACCTATGCTAAATATAAATACAATGTTAATGGCTGCGGTTGTCATTGGCATAATTTTAATGTCAGTGAGTTTCATTATAAGTCTTATAAATAACAAAAGAAAGGGGGATCTGGAGGAAGGCGTTTTTGGAAGAAATGGCATAGCGGGATTGATATTTTATTGGGTTTTGCTTTTGACTATTTTGTGCGTTATAAATGGGGTTCAAAAATACGTTGGATATCTGATAGTAGTTATGTTGCTGTTGCTGGCTTTAATGGTGTTTAAACAACCTATTGCCAATGGATTGAGAAGACGGGGTATTTTATATGAGGGCCCTGTTGCTGACTATTACATTGAGGAAGGCTTTGGAGTCATAGAGACGCTGTTATCGATGGTATCCAACACCATTTCGTTTATAAGGGTTGGAGCTTTTGCCTTAAATCACGTGGGATTATTTCTGGCCTTTGCTACTATGGCTAATATGATTAGCTCAAAGATAGCGGGTCTGGGTTTGCTGGTATTGGGCAATGTAGTGATAATAGCTCTGGAAGGCTTGATTGTATTTATACAGGCCTTAAGGCTTGAATACTATGAGCTTTTTAGCAAGTACTATTCTGGGGACGGTATAGAGTACAATCCTGTGCACTTGTAA
- a CDS encoding V-type ATP synthase subunit A, with amino-acid sequence MAEEKRGYIVYINGPVVKARGMQGFQMREMVLVGEKKLIGEIISLEGDIGTIQVYEETSGLKTNELVIGMGKPLSVKLGPGIIGNVFDGIERPLSQILERGSFIPEGIGLISIDPTKKWDVEVLVKEGDVLASGDVYARVEETSMITHKLLVPPGIKGTVVFAEKSGSYNIEHTLVILKDGSVEHRLLMYSEWPVRIPRPVKERMPINKLLVTGQRVIDTFFPLAKGGTAAIPGGFGTGKTITQHQLAKWSDADIIVYIGCGERGNEITEVLEDFPELQDPRNGKPLMDRTVLIANTSNMPVAAREASIYTGITIAEYFRDMGYNIAVMADSTSRWAEALREIAGRLEEMPAEEGYPAYLASRLAQFYERAGYVKTLGGAEGSITIIGAVSPASGDFSEPVTQATKRMVGAFLALDRELAHARHFPAINWLSSYSGYVAMLADWYRENVAEDMLELREKMLGILQEEDNLMEIVKLVGEDVLPDEQRLILEIAKIIKRGYLQQNAYHRDDSYVSLWRQYRMLKVIDRLYTRSSICVKKGIPLSKVRNDRLFSQIVSMKYNAGEDDPGYFDGLIDEIDEYYNKLESTYGEGGEDSANPVY; translated from the coding sequence ATGGCTGAGGAAAAAAGAGGCTATATAGTATATATTAATGGGCCTGTGGTAAAAGCAAGAGGTATGCAAGGTTTTCAGATGAGGGAAATGGTTCTGGTGGGAGAAAAAAAGCTCATAGGAGAAATTATCTCCCTTGAAGGGGATATAGGCACTATTCAGGTGTATGAGGAAACATCGGGGTTAAAAACTAATGAACTGGTTATAGGTATGGGTAAACCCCTTTCTGTCAAGCTTGGTCCTGGCATAATCGGGAATGTTTTTGACGGCATAGAAAGGCCGCTATCCCAAATATTAGAGCGTGGTTCTTTCATACCAGAGGGTATAGGTTTGATATCCATTGACCCTACAAAGAAATGGGATGTGGAGGTCCTTGTGAAAGAAGGTGACGTCCTGGCAAGCGGCGATGTTTACGCAAGGGTAGAAGAAACATCGATGATCACACATAAATTACTAGTACCTCCTGGTATAAAAGGAACTGTGGTTTTTGCAGAAAAAAGCGGATCATACAATATAGAACATACCCTTGTCATCTTAAAAGATGGGTCAGTAGAGCACCGACTTCTGATGTACAGCGAATGGCCTGTCAGAATACCCAGGCCGGTAAAAGAGAGAATGCCTATTAATAAACTTCTAGTTACGGGGCAAAGGGTTATTGATACCTTTTTCCCCCTGGCTAAAGGAGGAACTGCTGCTATACCGGGTGGGTTCGGGACAGGCAAGACCATAACTCAGCATCAACTGGCTAAGTGGAGCGATGCTGATATAATAGTGTATATAGGCTGCGGTGAAAGGGGCAATGAGATAACAGAGGTATTAGAAGATTTTCCTGAGTTACAAGATCCCAGGAATGGAAAACCTCTTATGGATAGGACGGTGCTTATCGCCAATACCTCCAATATGCCGGTGGCAGCCAGGGAAGCTTCGATATATACGGGTATTACCATAGCAGAATATTTTAGAGATATGGGGTACAATATAGCTGTTATGGCTGATTCTACGTCCAGATGGGCTGAGGCGCTGAGAGAAATTGCTGGCAGACTGGAAGAAATGCCGGCAGAGGAAGGCTATCCCGCTTATCTTGCATCAAGGCTGGCTCAGTTTTATGAAAGAGCTGGTTATGTAAAGACGTTAGGAGGGGCTGAGGGGTCTATTACTATCATAGGCGCGGTCTCGCCGGCGAGTGGCGACTTTTCAGAACCAGTTACTCAGGCCACTAAAAGGATGGTAGGAGCATTTTTAGCACTTGATAGAGAGCTGGCCCATGCAAGACACTTTCCGGCTATCAACTGGCTTTCTTCTTACAGTGGTTATGTGGCTATGCTGGCGGATTGGTATAGGGAAAATGTGGCAGAAGATATGTTAGAGTTAAGAGAAAAAATGCTGGGCATATTACAAGAAGAAGATAACCTTATGGAAATAGTTAAGCTGGTAGGAGAAGATGTGCTTCCAGATGAACAAAGGCTCATTTTGGAAATTGCTAAGATTATTAAAAGAGGATATCTCCAGCAGAATGCCTATCATAGGGATGATTCTTATGTATCCTTATGGAGGCAATATAGGATGCTTAAAGTTATAGACAGACTTTATACCAGGTCTAGCATTTGTGTTAAGAAAGGTATTCCTCTTTCAAAGGTAAGAAATGATAGGTTATTTTCGCAGATCGTATCTATGAAATACAATGCTGGAGAAGACGATCCGGGATATTTTGATGGTTTAATAGATGAGATAGATGAATATTATAACAAGCTTGAAAGCACTTACGGTGAAGGCGGTGAAGACAGTGCGAACCCGGTATATTAA
- a CDS encoding V-type ATP synthase subunit E family protein, which yields MASTTIEDKIALFSKLLFEKIDKEYSEKVEKLEKNFMKQYEDLKRELEKKKKQAIEQMSKRAMIKRQQMVSKARYDQNYAILKKKEEFVARVMEDLKSYALEYTKTDEYKDYLKNHIQQVSAKLQHEAFITYYFTKRDIENFGNDIVNWLQSIRGSDRFSIEYDSENIIGGFLAQYGEKVLDATIKTAIEDSRQLIGQLLEERLGEG from the coding sequence ATGGCGTCAACTACTATTGAAGATAAGATAGCACTTTTCAGCAAGCTTCTTTTTGAAAAAATAGATAAAGAATACAGCGAAAAAGTTGAGAAGTTGGAGAAGAACTTTATGAAACAGTACGAAGATTTAAAAAGAGAACTGGAGAAAAAGAAAAAACAGGCTATAGAGCAGATGTCAAAAAGAGCAATGATCAAGAGACAGCAGATGGTATCTAAAGCCAGATATGATCAAAACTACGCCATTTTAAAAAAGAAAGAAGAATTTGTTGCTCGTGTTATGGAGGATCTTAAAAGCTATGCTTTGGAGTATACAAAGACAGATGAATATAAAGATTATTTAAAAAATCATATACAGCAGGTATCGGCAAAGCTGCAGCATGAGGCATTTATAACATATTATTTTACAAAGAGGGATATAGAGAATTTTGGCAATGACATCGTCAATTGGCTACAATCCATAAGAGGTAGCGATCGGTTTTCCATAGAATATGATTCTGAAAATATAATAGGAGGATTTTTGGCTCAATACGGGGAAAAAGTATTAGATGCCACAATAAAAACCGCTATTGAGGATAGTCGACAGCTAATAGGGCAACTTTTGGAAGAGAGGCTGGGAGAGGGGTGA
- a CDS encoding ATP synthase subunit C — MYMIVYIAALVALSTVGAGIYIYCRGKGFFAHKFNRWFKTSVFFFATLIGVFLIFLIPDVVQAATQNNGTGYGFIAAALSTGLATIGAGYAVGAVGSSALGAVSEDPKILGKTLIFVGLAEGIAIYGLIVSIMILGQM; from the coding sequence ATGTATATGATTGTTTATATAGCCGCATTGGTGGCATTATCTACTGTGGGTGCTGGCATTTACATTTATTGTCGTGGGAAAGGATTCTTTGCGCATAAGTTCAACAGATGGTTTAAAACCAGTGTATTTTTCTTTGCTACTCTTATAGGCGTTTTTTTGATATTTTTGATCCCTGATGTAGTACAGGCAGCTACTCAAAATAATGGGACGGGATACGGCTTTATAGCAGCGGCCTTATCTACAGGTCTTGCCACCATAGGTGCAGGGTATGCCGTTGGAGCTGTGGGTTCTTCAGCATTGGGAGCGGTTTCTGAGGATCCTAAGATATTAGGTAAAACGCTGATATTTGTAGGGCTTGCTGAAGGAATAGCCATATATGGCCTTATTGTTTCAATTATGATATTGGGTCAGATGTAA
- a CDS encoding V-type ATP synthase subunit F yields the protein MKMFLISDNTDTLTGMRLAGIEGIVLHQREEVLERLKQLIEDKDIGIILITELLAEKIRDELKEIRLSTATPIIVEIPDRHGSRRPLDFITGYIRESIGIKI from the coding sequence ATGAAGATGTTTTTGATAAGTGATAATACGGATACTCTTACAGGTATGCGACTGGCGGGGATAGAGGGTATTGTACTTCATCAAAGAGAAGAGGTATTAGAGCGATTAAAACAACTTATAGAAGATAAGGACATAGGGATTATACTTATTACAGAATTGCTAGCCGAGAAGATACGGGATGAATTAAAGGAAATAAGGCTCTCTACGGCTACTCCGATTATCGTGGAAATACCTGATAGACATGGGAGTAGACGGCCTCTCGACTTTATAACAGGATACATAAGGGAATCTATAGGTATAAAGATTTGA